From the Sardina pilchardus chromosome 11, fSarPil1.1, whole genome shotgun sequence genome, the window AAAGTAAAAGCCACAGGCATTTCATGGATTCCCTACTGTGTGAAGGAGACATAAAAAAAAGCATTACACGTGAAATTGCTTCTGTTTGCGTTTGAAAGAGGTCCTTAAAACCATGCTCTGTTTCTTACAGTGCTTTTATTTCTTGAAGAGCCTGATCAGTGCTAGTTACATTTTATTGATATTCTTTTGTTTACACATTTCTGTATAACTATGTATTTACCATGTATTGTTTGTTCAAACTAATTGAACACATTGTGGGTTGGTTGGTTTTGAAGACCGCATGAATCTAGAATAGTCAAGGGCCATCTTTCAGATTAAGTTGCGCTTGTAGTTTGGATTACTGAGATTGCTGAGTGTGAGGTTTTCAACAGCCATTTGTCCAAATGAACCCTTAAAGTCGTAACATTAGATGGAAAGGGAACAGTAAAGATAAATTAAGGCAAAACAACTGgggtagaaaaataaaaagcaaatcactGAGCATGAGAAAATTTTATTGACCCCCAATGTTCAGGTCACATCATATTTTCAACACAGGATATTTTTGCACAGATGTCCTttttagcaaacacacacacacacgcacgcacgcacgcacacacacacacacactaacacacacacacacacacacacacacacacacacacacacacacacacacacacacacacacacacactcagagagagagaggtgaataaTTACAGTAAGAATTTGTGCTTGTAGTCATATTATGTACTGATGTTACAGAGACATCAATAAAGACATCTTTCCCTTGCCACCTTTGTTTCTCATAATATTTTTCTTCCGATGTGGGAAGCAAATGTCAAAGCAAAGCAACATTTAGAACTGATCTGTGAATTACTGTAAGATGGTATTTTACTGTAGTTAAATTTCTTCCGGCTCCCTGTCAGTCTAGGAACACAATCTGTCCCTGTCACATGAAACcacttgattttctttttttttactggatCATACTCTTGCAGCCTCCAAAATCAGCATCCCACTGACTTTCACACAGAAATTCAACCATATAAACcacaaaaaactttttttttgagTTGCGGTTGAGTTGTGTTCAGGTCTCCTGTGAATGCACTAGCATCAGCTGccacacccaccccacactCCCTGTTATCTACAGTAGGCTGCAGAACCATGAAAGAATGTGCTCACATATAGCAGACATTGCCGGAAAGCTGAACTTGTGCTGTGAAATTCTAATCCTGTTACACTTGTCACATCCCTTCCTGTAGCCtaatgtgctgctgctgcagatgtGAAATTTAGTGAGATTCACTGGTTCTGTTGATTTGATCTCCTAATTGATTGtagtgtaggctatagcctacctcCCTCTTCCCTGAGTAAATTTGACATGAGATGGCTGAACCCAAGAAATTGATCAATGAAACCTGTCTGAATTAGGTTAAAGTGGATTATTCAGTTTCAGAACAAATTCCTCCCATAACTGACTGTCCATTACCAATCACATGAATGGTCAGGATAGAGTGCACATGACCAAACAATGTTTGTCACAGTAGTCCAACAGTTGTAATTGATGGAATAATGTGTGCAGTGAACATAATGGTATGGCAGCTGGGGCTcacatgatttatttatttctagtaGAGTtgcacaaaatacaaaataaccaAATGCACTTTCGTGGGAAATGCATTCCCAGCACTTGCATGGCAGTGCTGCCATCTGGTGGTCGCATTAATGCAACCGCTTATGTTTAATTAAATACAATTGAAggatgattttttttgtgtgtgtgaattggtcTAAACTGCATTGTGAGCATTGGACacagtcattatttttttactgTATTAGAGGGCCTGAGTGTTCTTTCGGAATTACTGAGATAGGAGATAGGAGATAGGAGGAACCACATATCTCCAGCACTGCTTTCCAGGGGAAACATATTTTTACGCAACGTGTGCAGCAAAATTAACATTCCGTGTACATTTCATGAAGTGAATGCAGGTTTACGTCATATGTAGGATAACGTTATTAGCCGAAAGTTTGGTAACCTTAGTGCCTCGATTTTATAAGCTAACATGTCTGAATCTTTGCTTCGTTGGTGCGTCGACCAGTTGCATAACAGCTTTGGTTTAGAGGCATGCGATGACATTGTTCAGTGAGTGAATTATTCTGTGTTTGCTATTTAATGTGTAGTTTGCCTGTTAGCTATCATCTGGGCCAGCTGGGGTTTTCAACTAACTGTCACGTAAATACAGTAGATTAGATAATAAGAAATAATCATTAACGTTAACCTTATGTGAGCTATTTCATTCTGACCAAGGATTTAGGATGGATGATCCTTGTATTGGAACTAATTGGCTTGCTTATGCTCATGACGTGACCAGCATCTTGCATGTTACATTCCATCTTTCTGGTGTATTTCATTTTCTCATTTAGGTATATCTTGTCAATTGACACTGATGAAGAAATAGCCGAATATGTTGGGGATCTGCTTGGAGGGACGGATGGGAAGAAAAAGCTGTTCATTGACGAGCTAGTGAAGAGATGGAGGAATGTCAAACAAGGGGCCCCTGAAAATACAAATCTCATTTCCATGAGGGTGTCAACAGGTAAACTGACCTGGCAGGCTAACGTCACCAGTGAAGCCAATTTGTCTCGTGTATGCTTTTGGTAGTGGTAGTGTTAGTGTTTTAGCAAATGTTGAAATAATGTATCTTCTTTTAGAAGTGATAAAACAGTGTCCACACGTATGTCTCTGTAGATTTTCCAGACATGACGAAGGACACACAGAAGAAGTCCAAGCGAAAAGGAAGAAACAAACAAGAATTCGTTGCTATTAATCAAGCAGAGCCTGAACCGGAGATAGTCAAAACTCCTATCGACCTACTCAAGGTAATTGTTAGGCTACTCTTAACGACTACACCTGAATACCTTTTAATATGTATGATGGAGAGAAACACTGCATGACACTCTTCTTGTTTTTTACAGGCACAGGAGAATAGCAGTTCATCATCTGCAAAGAAGAAGACCAAATATGTAAATCTGTATGCCAAGGAGGGTCAGGATCGCTTGGCTATTCTCCTACCAGGACGGCATGCGTGCGAGTGCCTGGCGCAGAAACACAGCCTCATCAATAACTGCATGACCTGTGGACGCATCGTCTGTGAGCAGGAGGGATCTGGTCCTTGCCTCTTCTGTGGCACTTTGGTAAAAAACCTCCCTCCATGTCAGTTGAAATGTATGGTTTCGATTAAGCatcatatttgtgtgttgttCCCAATCCCTACACCTGATTTGTCCATAATCAGAGATGGGTAAAATAGTTAGGGGGCTACAATCTCTGTTTACTATGTCCATCTCCTGTGGTTATAACGTTttgctgcacagcacagcaggtcTTAGCATTTGAATTGTTTATGAGGTCTTCACAAACCTGCTGCCATGTGAGAGATCTTAAGGGAGATTGCAGCTGTGGCGAGCTGCCTCTTTGCTACAAGGTTCACTTCCCATGCCTGTGGAATGCATGGTGATTTTACTGACAATAGCATTTTTGATCGCAAGGCTTTTAAGTTCTCAGGCACTGCACCTAAATTGTGGTGTGGGCCTGGCAGTTTTATGATTTGAAAATGGATAATCATATTTACAGATTTATAAAAGCTTTGAAAGTTTCTTTCCACCTAATTTGAATATTCAGGGACGCTAATGataatctcggcttcattgaaaatgagggatACCCTCAATGACactccgagaataaataaaggttgaatgaatgaatgaattaggGAGATTGTGTGTTATTGGTGTATTTCCTGTCGCGTGATTTGTAAGTAGCTTTATACTTTATAACATTGTCACTAaatatgacagaaatgacagataTGACGAAATTTGACCCCATCGTCTTTTTTGCAgtaaaacacatcacacatcaaatAAGCAGTGGACACATTATTTTTCATTGATCAATGAAAAATTGATTGCcccagtatatattctatagccCCAAATGGATCAGCTAAGGGCGCTGAGCTAAATGCTTCctaaatagcataatttatctGGTTATATTGTTCAAAACGTTAGTAGCTTGCTCAAGGtcctacacataaaacgaagctcCAACAACGTCCAACAACGGATCCGGAGTTTATTACAGTTATAGTTGTTTATTACAGGTTTATAATTCTTGTTATTTTACCATTGATGAACATATGTAGGTTgattttttcctttcctttttttatcAGGTTTGTACAAGAGAAGAGCAAGAGATTCTACAGCGGGATTCCAATAAAAGCCAGAAACTGCGGAAAAAGCTGATGGGAGGTAGGGCGTCACATTTTAGATGTCCTCAATAGGGCTGGGACGGTATGGATGTTTTCTTACCGCGGTTGGAAAGCAAAAAATTACCGCGGATGTCTgattcgacttcatgtagccgcATGCAGAAGTCTTTTAAACTGACTGCATAACGTGATTATATCTGATATTCTAATTCTACGTTTTCAACCACAACATGCACAATTCCGGTTACCGTCCCAGCCCTAGTCCTCAAACACTTCCACTTTTACCACTTTGGCTGGCATTGATGTCCGTGGCAAAGGAACATCATGTTTCGGCCAGTTTTGtgaaatacgtgtgtgtgtgtgtgtttgtgtgtgcgtgtgcatgtgcgtgtgcgtgtgcgtgtgcgtgtgcgtgtgcgtgtgcgtgtgcgtgtgcgtgtgcgtgtgcgtgtgacagaCCGAGTGGCGCCATCAGAGGACATGGACTATCTCCCCCACCAGGAGGCCAAGATCAAAGCAGCGTTGGAGAAAGCTATACAGCACAAGGATAAGCTGCTTGAGTTTGACAAGAACAGGTACATAGCTCATCCCTTTGTCTGATCTTTgcagtgtagagagagagagagagagagcactattgaattgagagagagagagagagagagagagagagagagagagagagagagagagcacatcttCAAAAGATGCCATATCAGAGAACATATCGGGACATTGTGTTGCTTGTATCATCCAGCCACATCTTGGCATGGGTGTCAACAAGACGGATGCTCAGCAATTGTGAGGACAAACATAACCCTCCCTAATCAGTTGTAACCCTCTCTAAGTCCTTTGAATAGATTTTGTATATCTAGGATTTAAAGTGTGGCTTGTATTTCACCCTCATGTTGAATCCCTGCATGCTGTCATTAAGAGTTTTTAACTCgcaccttcaccaccaccattaTCAAGACCAACCCTTACCTTCTTCTCATTTCCCCGTTTTTAGTGTACGCCGAACGCAGGTCCTGGACGATGAGTCTGACTATTTTGCGACGGACTCCAACCAGTGGTTATCTCCAAACGAGCGGGCCACGCTGCGAAAGCGCGAGGAAGAGCTGCGAGAGATTAAACACGCCTCCCGCAAAGACCGCAAGATCACGCTGGACTTCGCCGGACGTAAAGTGGTGGAGGACGAAGGGAACCTCAAGCAGTACTATGACAAGTGAGTCTATCTCCTCGGAAGGACCAGTCGGAGAAGCAGGTCTAGACTTGAGCTTTCTTGTGATTGCTGCTTTCATCCAGAGAGGGACTAATGGTTAATGACTAATGAGTAtgttaattgaattgaataaacATTGTGTAACATTTTCTGTACAAATCAAATCAGAACAGAAATGATACAGTGTTgatatcattttgattttgttaCAAAGAATCACTTGCACTCCCAGTAAATTATTTTCTTTGAAAAATCAATGTTCCATATGGTCCCAGATTAGACGAGACTGTCCAGGCCATGAACACTGGATCTATGAGCCTGACCAAAAGGAGGCCGGATGGAGCAGAGGGCGAGCCACTCCGAGATCTGGTCAACCCCAACATCGTCCAGTCAGCACCGCAGGTGggttatagtttttttttactcatgAGTTCAGGCACCAATCTATATCTGAGTTCAGTTTGTTTATATAATTTGCTGAACGATTACCTTTTTAGTTTAGTATAGATTAAATTCGGGTGTTTTTTTGCATCCATTGCAATTACATCCATCTCTGGTCATTGTTTCATAATAATGAATACCAGATCACTTCTTTATACTCAGTATGGAGCTTCAAACACACAATAGCCATGTGGTGTGGGCTAGAGTACAGCctgcttttgatggtggtttaGCTTTCAGAAAAATGACCATTTTGTTTTGGCTGAGAGtttgggggaaaaaaccctCACTGAATGCATTCCGTGTCAAAAACCCAGAGTCTGAACCAGAAAAGGTCAGCTCAGTGTTGGTGACTGTATGAAATTACTTTTGAAATTACCTTGGCCACTAATAATGGCATTGTTACCCTCACCTCCCGGTAGGGGAAAGTGGGAATTGTAATTGGGCCCATCCATCCTTCTGTCATTGTGTCTACTCACACAACTAAAAGAGTATGTCTGTAGGTACTTGACATTTTTACAGAAGGCCAAGGGTCACTGAATATCATTCATCCTACATGATCATCCAGATCTGGCTTTGAATGCAGATGCTGGAAATTGGTTTCAATTCTGTGTGATAGGGCCAAGGTTCTGCAGTTGCCTGACTGTTCTTGTTATGACCTGAAAGAACATTGTGACGATATTATTCTCCTAATTACGTTATTATTCTAacattactttgtgtgtgtgtgtgtgtgtgtttgtgtgcatgtgtgggtgtcagTGGGTGGACGTGAGTGGTGGCGAGGGCTCCCGTCGCCCCCAGCAGGGTAACGCCTCCGGGGGGAAGCTGGCCCAGGCGCAGGCCCAGGTGCGCTCCAGGCTGCGGCTGCAGGACACGGAGCTCCAGGAGATGGCCGACGGAGGCTGGTGCCTCAGCATGCATCAGCCCTGGGCCACACTGCTCGTCAAGGGCATCAAGAGGTACAGCTCCACCCAAGAACTGTACCAGTTGTGGTTGATGTAGCTTTTACTTACTATTGTTGTAGTAATATAGCTATATTATTTgctgtgtattattttattagaCATTTCAAGAGAGCACTCATAAGTTTAAAGTGATTGATATGGGTATACTACCGTATTTCATTTGAGACATTTCCATATCTAGAAGGAATGGCTTCTATGTAAATACTGCACACGCTACAGGATTACAGTATATTATTTCTATCGGCAGACGAAAAACAGTGACACTTCTTCTGCACACTTTTACATATGTAGGACATGATTATACAGAGAGTCGAGAGATTCCAGGTTTCCCTGAACGGAGAAGAAAACCCCATTGATTTTGAAAAGAAATTAGCAGACACGtgaacatttttgtgtgtgtgtgtgtacgcagagTGGAGGGCCGGTCTTGGTATTCTTCCCATCGAGGCCGCTTGTGGATTGCTTCTGCTGCCAAGCGACCCACGCCTCAAGAGGTCGCCCAGGTGGAGGCTATGTACCGCCAGATCTGCAAAAAAGGTATGGGACCTCTCAATGGAGTTAGTGTATCACGGTCCAACACAGATCGTCAGGCAGTGGGCCTGGGTTCCCACACAGCACAGGACCTGATTAAATCCATGCCTTACACTCTGACTTTGTTTAGCAGCCTTTTGTACGATTTTTAAtggcaaatgttattttgggcTGATGCTCCATGACAGTTCTTTAAATCAGTCCGCCGTGAGAGGGCGCATATTTCTATGGTATTAATTATCTTTAAATTGAAACATACTTAGGAATGAGGCCGCTGCGCTTAGCGGTGCCCTTTATTTAGTTTCGAGTGGATCCATAAAGACGGGGTGGGATAATTGTTCCGGAATGTTCTTTTGTTTGGCGCCTCCGCAGCCCCCCGGTTCCCCCAGGAGTACCCGACCAGTTGCCTGCTGGGCTGTGTGCACATGACCGACTGCCTCTCCCAGGACCAGTTCAGAGAGCAGGTCAGTCACCTCCTGTCCCCCGAGCACaaatctctccccctttctccctcttttctttctctgtcattcatgcgtttactcccacacacacacacacacacacacacacacacacacggcccccgctccctccctccctcccttttccccactcctccccaaaccctctcattctttctcacttctttctctcctctccttttatGACCTTTAttcactcgctctctttcactgtgAATGTCTCTCACTTTTTTTGCTGCGGGTGACTCACCCCCGGCGCCTCAGAGACACTTGGTAAACACGAGACTACCTCTTAAGCTCACTAAGTGACAAACCAAGTGCTCTGTAGTTTGCCAAATTACTGTTGTGCTCATAACCCTAAGCCTCAGCTAATACCGTTAAGGTTAGTATTGTGTtgacataccaacacacacacactcatttccttGCATTAACTTGGACAATGGTGTGTACCCCCCCCCCAGTAACTATGACTCAAGATATTTGTGgcctttcttttatttattccaACTGGAGTTACATAGCCCTTGGTTAGAACACAGCCCACAGACAAATTGGGAAGCCTTGTTAACAAGGCCAAAGAAGTAGAAATATGTCTGCTTGTGTCATGGTTGTGTAGTTTTTAGATGCTAGTGAAACagcattccttttttttccaccaGTCTGCAGTGCTCCAGGGGCACCGGCATTCCCTGAGCGCCAGCTGCCGAAAAGACCTGCACTCTCCATAACTCCTCTAATGTCTTGTAAATGAGGCATTTTAACTGTCAGAGGCTTCTGTAGATGCCTGAAATGATTTTGACAGTCTCTTTACGGCTACCTCAGACACTagttgagagggggggggggggggggggggggggttcaggcgTGTCTGCTTCACTGAGCTTTTGAGGGTCTAGGTTGTCACTGGTTGTGAACAGGAAATTTGTCTTTGTTTCACGAGTATGATTGACAGACAGAGACTTTCCCTTTGGGGTGTGTTTTGAACAGTGAAGTCTGCTGGCAGCTCGTCGCTGGCTGCAGTGCGCTTTCCGACCACCAGATGGCAGAGTGCACCATCTTCCTCCCAGCCCCGAGCAGCCATCTTTGATTCTGCCATCACACTAACATGTCGTCTTGAAACATGCCCACAGGAGACCCTGATAATTGCCTCTCACGCCGAGGCAGTCGCTCGCGCCTCAGCCACAGCCTCGATGTTTGCTGTCAGCACAGCCCTCCTGCCAGCCCTTCTTCCTCCTGcatcttttctgtttttttctcttccccccCATGCTTTTTTTGCGCGTGTTTATTTTCTCCTTTTCCGCCCGTCTTGGAGGGGCTTGTTTTTGTGTCGGCGGAGGTGAGCCAAGGGCGAGGCGACGTGACGCCCCGCACCGGCTCCTTGATTAATTATAAATCAGTGGAGTCCGCCGCAGCTTGGTGCGGCCCTTTAATCTCTAGCCTTTCATCCTGGTTAAATGTCGAGTAGCCTCCACCACCGaaaccaccaccccaccccaccccaccccgtctcgcacagcacagcagtgctgcgcagagcagagcagagcagagcagagcagagcaccacCACCGGTTCCATGCAGCCCCAGTGTCTCCGATAGACCCCCAGACAGCAGCCCGGGCAGAGGAGCCATCGTGTTCATTTTCATGTTACATCTGCTCCCTCTTACTGCGAGATGAGACTAGCGGAGCGCTCAGCTCACTGCCGCACGGCTAGATGGGCCACTTTTGTCAGCCAACAGATGGCTCGTAACAGGGAGCAGgcatgagagagaaaaggagacggtgagagagagagagagagagagagagagagagacagacagagagggagagagagagggagggagagagacagagggctcCGAGGAGATCCTGTCTATTATGTGGCCAATCTGTGAAATGGTCATcgtcttctctctcactttgtcaTTTTGCagcagtgtttttttcttccgcGTGTGGTTCATTTCTTCTGCATCTTGATAGGTGCTATTTCTGCAAGGGTGTTTGTGATGATGAGAAATGGTAAATGATTGTCACCCAGCTGTGTTTAACAGCAAggtctttctcacacacgcacactcagaaacgtgcacacacacacacacacacacacacacacctctggtgtCGTGCTTAGTTTGTTATGGTTGAGAAATGTGATGAAGACTGTGTAAACAACCTTTCATGCTACTGTCACTCTATCTCACtcatttctctcgctctctcctgttTTCaaaccctctctcccttcctctctctacctttctttttctcacttGTTCACATTAGCCTTAATGAGATATTGACATAGGTGCCGGTGTCTGAATTATACTCTGTGTTTTTTCCCTCTGATGGATAAATAGGCTTTGATTTAAATGTAATTGTTCCGCTCGTCATTAGATTGCCTTTAAGTGTTGAGTCTGTGGGAGGGAGATGTGATGACAGTTTCGAGGacccccctccatcctccccttCACTTTGTAATGCGTTTATGCATTCTCACTGAAGCATTCAGATAATGGCTGTGGTTTATGGTGGGGTGAGGTTAATGGCACCACCATGCATTTTGACTGAATAAACAACGAGATGACACAACCACAATCTGCATTTTCCACACAGAAATCAAAGGGCTTGTTTTGTATGTGCTCTGCTTTAAGTGGGCTATTTGTTTTAATCAAGGTATTTTTCATTGTGGCTTTAATGTCAGTTGTCAGTTGTAAGTTGCctttgaatacatttgtcagtTTAAATCTATTTATAAAATACATACAATAGTAGTTGGATTCATGTAGTCGATGTTCTgttggggggggaaaaaacgtgTTCGGTGTTGATTATATACTCCCAGAGTAGTAAGTAATAAAGCCGAAAAAGAGGAGGCTGTGGTTTCATGCCTTTAGAGAGCCTGTGCCAGTGGAATCTGTCTGCACTCTGCAGCCCCTCTAGTTTGCctgactgcctgcctgcctgcctctgccTCGCTGTGTTCCCAGTGGCCATTATCCCCGCGCCATTCTCCCCTCTGATCCCCTTTCTGGGGGTCATAAAATCTGTGTGTGGAGAAGCGGGGGTATGGGTGAGCGCTTGCTCGGgggcccctccccccctccctctccctctccctcggttgccttcctcttctcctctctcttccctccccagCAGCCCCTTTCATCATGTGTTTGAGTTCTCAGCACCAGGGGCGAACCATAAATCCAGgctgagacagaagagagagagggagggagagagggagggaggggagcgagagagggagagagacgagagagctCTGTGACTTAACTGCCTACTGCATGCCGTTGTTCACCTTTGTCTTCTGCTCAACCACCCACTCAAAGAGATTTTGCTTGCTGGCGCTGGGAAGCAGCAGTGCTTCAAGCCAGCCGacgggggagggaaacagagtgtgtatgtgtgagagagaggctggaaatgctctctccctctccctctctcccgctctctctctgctttaccttttctctgtgtctcactcTTTTCCACCCAGAGACAGacggtcagacagacagacacacacacacacacgcacacacacacacacacacacacacacacacaggctgataatgggcagagagaggagcagaagcaATGCACTAGCCGTCTGTTTGTTTGGAGGGAATTGTAATAGTGTTGCTGCATTTATTAGAGGCTGTTTGCCGGCGTATTGACCCAGCCCCTCCCTACCTCCACCGGATTATCCCCCCCTACCTCCCCTGCCTGCcattcctcctccatcctcctctccgtcTCCCCCGCCTCCCGTCCACTCAGGAATGAAGACAGAGAGCCTACCTGCCACAAAGACTTCTGGGAGTTGCCCCTGAGCTGCTCGCCGATGCTAAATCTGGGCTAATAGCTCTTTCAGTGGACAAGATTCtctcaataaaaatgcagtgtaGACTTAGACTTAGATTAGTTTGGGCTTAAGTTCTTGTCCGCGAAGCCAGTCGTTCCTATTGTGTTTCATAGTCATTCAAATGGCATGCCCAGTGGATGGGAAATatgtgggaagggggggggggtctctttgCAACAATCAATGCAAATTGACACCACCACAAGGCAGTATCACATTGACTCTCTACTGAGTGCCTATGTTAGCACTAACCAGAAGAGAATCCCAATACGCAGCTGTAGATGGTGTCTGTTTATACAGattcctttttttctcagatGAGTAAGTCACAAAGAAGACAACAGATGGCAAGAATGAATTTTTTGGGGGGAAGCGATAGGtcatatgtacagtaatttcccgcatataagccgccttgtgtataagccgcaggacagtgttttatgcaagctaaaagaaacaaaaccatattgacaccatattaactaccccccctgtattaacctcatagctaaagaaattttgcaaaatcaatgtataaaccacggctaatagtcgggaaattacgggtaatcCAAATGGTTATCTCTTAACCCCTGTAAGAACAAGGGGTGTTGGAGTAAAGGAACACAGTCGGAATAGAGACCAGACCCTTTTCTTTCAGGAAATAGCTTATTGTATGGTAGTGCCCAGCCAGTGCAGTGgcaaaattttttttttcactttaatgaGAAaaggtgtgtctgtgcactGGCATAGTCCTTTTCTTTCTGAGAAGGTGAAGTGGCTctcgttattattattatattgcatTAGAACACATTGGTGGCTATGGCTTTCTCTTAAGGACACACAGTGTGTTGGATAGCGCATTAGTGAGGACAAAAAGAGGAAGGCCATTCCTCCTTGAGTGCTGCTGAATGTGGTATCGATCTGTATTGACTAATCAAAGGCAGGTAGTCAGCTCAGACAGTCATTAtgtcagtaccacacacacttattccacCCCTTCCCCTTAGCCTTATAGGGCCGCCACAAGGGACTCCaggctcatgtgtgtgtgtgtgtgtgtgtgtgtgtgtgtgtgtgtgtttgtgtgtgtctgtgtgtctgtgtgtgtccttactcTACCACCAGGCAGCCATCTCACTGGAAATTGAGAATCAGTCAATTTTTCTCCACAGCCCTGTTTGCTAGGGGGGAGTCTGGGGAGTTACTTGTCAGCAAAGACACAGAGGCTGTCATGTCCCAGAGTCGTCCTCCTAATGGTCCAGTGCAGACCATGACTAATGGGGAGGCTGGCTTCAGATGATGCAACATTATTTATTTCCGAAAAACATTAAAAATACATGTCCAAGTACATGTGCTCTGTAAAATGCTCTTCCTATCGACTAGTACAGTACATTGACGGACCCTATACAGTCGTATAGTATAATGGTCAATTAATATGAAAAGCTGTAGATAAACAGTTTACTGCTAGATTGATGAGTAGACAGTTTGATTGGTTAATGGATTGTGCGATGCATATATTTTGGGTGAGATTAATTATGTAGATTTTTTAGTATTTAGGTAGGAAGatataatgaaaaataaaaaaaaaagtaaatgtatGTCCGTCATACATGCATAATTAGGATAAGCCCACATATATAATATG encodes:
- the trip4 gene encoding activating signal cointegrator 1 → MSESLLRWCVDQLHNSFGLEACDDIVQYILSIDTDEEIAEYVGDLLGGTDGKKKLFIDELVKRWRNVKQGAPENTNLISMRVSTDFPDMTKDTQKKSKRKGRNKQEFVAINQAEPEPEIVKTPIDLLKAQENSSSSSAKKKTKYVNLYAKEGQDRLAILLPGRHACECLAQKHSLINNCMTCGRIVCEQEGSGPCLFCGTLVCTREEQEILQRDSNKSQKLRKKLMGDRVAPSEDMDYLPHQEAKIKAALEKAIQHKDKLLEFDKNSVRRTQVLDDESDYFATDSNQWLSPNERATLRKREEELREIKHASRKDRKITLDFAGRKVVEDEGNLKQYYDKLDETVQAMNTGSMSLTKRRPDGAEGEPLRDLVNPNIVQSAPQWVDVSGGEGSRRPQQGNASGGKLAQAQAQVRSRLRLQDTELQEMADGGWCLSMHQPWATLLVKGIKRVEGRSWYSSHRGRLWIASAAKRPTPQEVAQVEAMYRQICKKAPRFPQEYPTSCLLGCVHMTDCLSQDQFREQYPQISEESASPFVFICSNPQELIVKFPMKGKHKIWKLENQYHQAAKKGLIPSAAE